The nucleotide window GCTATACAAACTTCATCATAAGTAATTTTGCAATCAAAGTTTAAAGGAACTGTTCCCGCCCACCCTAAGATCTTAGTCGTATGATGCTCAAAAGCAAAAGTACACAAGAAAACTGAAGTATTAGGATGTTGAAGAAACAATAGAGGACAGTTGAGCACTATAGACAACTTCGGTGAGAGCTTCTTCGCCATGGTTCATGAGCCAAAATATCGTGACCTCGGGATTTATGTGGTTACCCGGGCTTAGTACTTAAATTTTGTTTATAGGGATTGGGGTTTTAAAGGGCAAACATAATATACCCCGAAATACGCTTCGGAATCGAGCAGTTTAAGAGACTGTAGGCCATTGAAGAACTTAGAAGGGCGAGGCTAAGTTTGAAATTTCCGAGCTTTAATCATAGTTGTATTGAAGGTATCTAGGGGGGTGGAAGTACGTGGCATTCTATTTTCTCGAAGTCGTTTACCAATATAGTGTGGTTGGGTATCTAATGAACAACAGCGAAATCAAGACTGGCGATAGGGTTCTATGTAAGGTAGGGGACTTTCCTCCATGGCCTGCAGTGGTGGTACCGCAAAGGTTTTTGAGCAAAGTTGTTTATTCGGGGAAAAGATCTAAGAACTACGTTTGCGTAGCTTTCTTTAATGATGATTCTTACTACTGGAAAGAGCCACGTCATTTGACGGAGCTCACAGATGATGTGTGCGGTGAATGGATAAAGAATCATTCAAAGTCGCGGGATAATGCGTTATTGGGCGCATACGAGCAGGCTCGTGAGTATACACAATTATTTGATTTCTTGAAAGAGCGGTTTATTCGGGAGAAACGGGGTGATATTCTTGAAGATGTTCATGATATTCCTGATGGAGAAGATCCGTTTGAACCAAAGCCTACAAATAGAAAGATTGGTAGCAAGTCAGGTTCATCCAAGCGGCGAACCCAGACGTCGTCTGCTGCGAGTAATAGTAGCTCTGAGAATGGTAATACAGAACACCTGGACAGGTTTACAGAGGAGCGTTCTGCAGAGTACATGACATTAACATCTAAAACACCATCTTCATCCCAACCATCAAGGACAACTAGCGCTTCAAAGCGCAGGAAGCTGGACTATGAAAACAGGGTAAATATAGCTCAGCTTCTGCGTAACAAACTGCAAAGGAATCTTGTCCAGCGTGATAATCGTCCCTCAGAGGAGGAATTTGAAGAGTCAGCCAGATTGTTTAAAACCATTATAAGTAGGTTATCTACTGATCCTCCCTTTTTCGATTATGAAGCATTGAGCGTTTCCAAGTTATACAAATTATTAAAGGTGATCACTCACGACAACAACCTTTCTCGATATCACGAAGATTGCGAGCGCATACTGACTTCATGGGCCCCTATCGTCTTGCAGATTAAGCAGGATAAGCTAAGGGCAGAAAACTTAGAGAACCCCAACACAGACGGCAGCAGTCCGGTATCAGAAATGAAGGTGGATGATACCCGTATGTCCATCCCTAAGTAACTAAAGCACTCTGCTTTCATGTAACTACAATTATTATATAACGGCCATTAAATAGAAGTATGAAGCATGAAATCATCAGGCTTATAAGGTATGGTTTAGTACGGTGTTATTTAGTTGCGTTTACACGTGCGCATTTTTAGGGTTCAATGAATTATTAAGGACTTTCGAATTTAAATTTATGGTGAACACATTACTGCAGAAGTAACAATCGAGTACTTTGTCTAACACGCAAGCAATAATGGATAAAATTCCAGAACATTTAACTCACCTATTGGAGACGTCAAAGTACCTACACCTGGGCACTTGCTCAAAAGACTGTGTGCCTTCAGTCTCATTAATGAACTATACGTATTTTCCACCTCATAAAGCATATAATCAACAAGCTGGAGCACATTATATCATATTTCCGGTAATGATGGATTCTAATAAGTACCATAATATTGTTGAGAATCCAAAAGTGTCTGTTCTAATCCATGACTGGGTGACTGCTAAGAAGCTATCCCTAAACAAGACAAGCGTGCCAAATACCCCTAATCTACAGCCAACAGAAAATCAAGAGGTTCTGGCTCCTAGTAAGTTACTAAACCTTCTAGAAGAGTTGAATCAGGCTGAACTCTCTCAGATGAGTGGTACACTGCGCGGGCTGGCTGAAGTGGTGGATCCTCAATCTGAAGAGTCGAGTTTCTATCAGAAAGCGTTGTTGAAGGCTAATCCTGACGCGCAATGTTTTATTGAAGGAGAGAATATTGCAATTGTCAAGGTCCAAATTCAAGGAGCAACTGTCTCTGACAGCAAAAATAAAACTAGCGTTTACCAGTAGCTGTATAACCGACAGTCCAGTGTATATAAAGCTGCATCACCGTAATTTCAATGTTACTTTTGGTGTTACGTAGTATACAATAAGCAAACAAACTATTCCTGCCACCTGTTATGCGAAATTATTATATGCGGTTAAGGTATTTTTAGTACAGTTGACTCAATTGCCTTCTTGGCCGAAATCCCGTGTGAATTGCTCCTGTTTCTGTAGATCAATATCATTGACAGTAGGTCTAGAGGTCTTGATGGCCTTTAAAAAGTCCTTTATTGTCAGTTCCGGCTCCTGTAATTCATCTGCATCGATATCGGTCCAATTCATTTCCATTGCGCCACTCTCACCAGGAGAGCACGGCGTCAGTCTGCGGACATTAGGATCATCAGAAACATTCTTGAAATGGGTCGCCATTTGGATCTTTCTTATAGGCTGCATGAGGGCATCCTTTACTACTACCGCTATGTCGCTTCCAGAATAACCTTCTGTGTACTGCGCCAAAGACCTGAAGTCTTCATCAGTAAGGCTGCAAGGCGTATCCCCCACATTTAATTCAAACATCTTTGTCCTAGCAAGCGTGTCGGGCAACGGAATATATATTCTTTTTTCAAATCTCCTTCTAATCGCGCTGTCCAATTGCCATGGAATATTTGTTGCGCCCAGAACCAACACCCCTGTAGGATCGTTTCCCACCCCGTTCATCTGAACCAATAGTTCTGTTTTAATTCTTCTACTAGCTTCGCTTTCACCCTCGCCTCTAGAACCCGTCAAGGCGTCAACCTCGTCGATAAAGATTATTGATGGCTTATTTTCACGAGCCATATTAAATAGCTGTTTCACTAATCTCTCTGACTCACCCATCCATTTAGAGACCAGGTCACTGGAGCTAATACTAAAAAAGGTGGAGTTGGCCTCTGTAGCAACTGCCTTCGCTAAATAAGACTTACCGGTACCTGGAGGGCCGTACAGCAAGATCCCAGTAGTTGGCTTTCGGTTACCCTTGAAAAGGTGAGGGAACTTAACAGGTAAAATAACCGCTTCCTTTAAGGCCTCTTTAGCTCCTTCCAATCCTGCAACATCCTCCCATTTAACGTTAGGCTTCTCGGTCAAAATTGCACCGGAAAGGGCTCCCCGAAGCTTTTTTTCTTCACCGTCATCCTCATGTACACCACTAGCACCACTGGACGTAGCTGCTGCTGCACGTTTTGGCCTCTCTGCCTGCTTTTGTTCCTCACTTTCAAGGTGTTCTTTCAACTGTTCTGCACGAGCTAAATATTCTGTAAACTTTGCTCGAATCAGATCCTTCGATTTCGGATTCTTCTCGTACTTCAATGCCAACATTAAGTAATCCAATCCGTTATAATATGCTGTATATGCCTCCTGATATTGAGTGGCCATATCATGATCAATGGCCTTTTGGACCAGTTCAATGCCTTTAGTTAGAAAGTCACCTGTGCTCATTTATCTATATATATCGTGAACTCAATTAGAGGTGTATTGGCTTGATCTAAAAATAAACTAAATGTCCCTTTTGCTATACTTATGCACCCTGATATAAATAGCCTCCGCACGCTGTAATTCAGCTGCAACAACGCATTAACAAATCCAATATATCCAAATTCACTTGGTTGGTTCGTTGAACTTGTTGAAGAGGGGGTGAGTTAGAACAAAAATGCTATAATATCAAGTGTCATTTCTAACGAGGTGAGGAGTACTTGTTATAATCGACTCTAACAGGAGAAAGGGACTCATTATCGTTAGTTCCATTAGCAGATTGGTTCATAAACTCTGTCTTTGGTATACTAGGGTACTTGGAGTAGAAATTATCGAGTTCTTTATCATGTTTGTAAGGGCTTTCGACGTTTTGAGTTCGTATAGGACTTGAAGTAAACAGCGGATTTACTGGGTGTGATCTCTTAGGAGAAGGAGATAGAGACCTTAATTGTGGCTGATTATCAGTCGTAGCTTTCAGGTTTGCAATTCGCCTACGGGATTTGACATATTCATTGTCTACGTTTGCCTCATCTAGAAGAGACTCTAGTAGCCTAGTTTTCTCGTGAGCAAATGTGAGTTTCTTATTGGTGAGTTCTAATTCTTTCTGGGTGTTGAAGAGTTGCTGCTCAAGTTTTTGAAGCCGGTTTTGCAGCAGTACAACCTGGTCTGACTCTGCATTCGAAAGGGCGGCAATAGAGTCGCCGCGATGCGTCGACTTTCGCTTGTCGACGCTTGCCCGCAGCTGTTCTAGCATTCTGTCATCGTACATCTTTTCCATCATTCGCTTTTTAAATGTCTCGCTTCTAGCAAGTCGACTTGAGGTTAAACCCTGCCTCCTTCTGGTTTCATTCTCTTCTGTGTATGGTAGTCTATAGTTTGCAAATGTACTCTTCATATCGCGTAATTCGCGTTGATCGGTGCTGAAAACCGACTGTATCTTTTCCCATAATGATGGAACTACGGCGTTGCTTGAAGTTGGCGGTTTTGGTTGTTCAGGGGAGTTGCTAGTTATGCTGCTACGTGACCCTATTGGTTTTGTGACTTTGAATCGATTACTGGTGGCTCTTCTCCTTAGTCTTCCCTGCCGTTCATTGCCCCGCTGCTGTTTCCAGTCAGCTAATGAACCGTAATCTTTCTTCCGGGAGTCAACCGACAACAGCCAATCGGACATAGTATCCTTAAAAGACTGCAACATGGCTAACGAGTTTCTATTCAGTTGTTAATTCGGTGTTTGTTGATGTTATTTTGTCCGTGATTGTTTTAATTTTAAGGTCTGTAAACATCATAAACAGCTCTTAACAGTTAGATGGAGCAAACTAATATGTTTAGATGCTACAACTACTCTCGCTGGACTATATAAAGTACAACTAATTGGCTTGACACCTAGCTAGGGGCTACATTACCATTCTATCGGTTTACTGCTTGTAAAAAGTTGATTTCCGTTAATAGCGATAATCAAAATCACGTGTATGAATGAAAGTATTGATACAGCATTTTTAATCTTCTCGATCCCACTAAATACTTCTGTTTTCTGTCTCATTACCACGATGCTTTACCTCAATCGTTGCACATATGAGCTGAAGTTTTGCAAAAAATATGGTTCCTAGCGGGATCGAACCGCTGATCCCCGCGTTATTAGCACGGTGCCTTAACCAACTGGGCCAAGGAACCAGATAAACTTGTTATCTTCAAAGCTAGAATGGAGTACCATATTGTAGTTATTGTTCAGATAACTTCATCACAAAtcttatatatattatgAAGAAAGGGAATAAATTACATAATAAAATGGCAGGCTTTGGTAGTTGTGATATCTAAATTTATTTTCCATGTTGCATGGTCAAAGATTTTGTACAGATTTGGTCATGTGATTCATAATTCGTATGATACTAGCCGTAGTAACGGCCTAACAAATTGTTATGTTTAGAATGATAACGTTGGACTTTTCATCACTGAAAGCTCTATTGACAAGCTTGCAGATTTGCAGATACTATAGAAGATCTCATTTTTCGCAACTGTTTTCGCTGGCATTGCTGTTTAGGGCTGTTTCTTTATATCTACCTTCCTTTTCCTTTAAATGGCCCTTCGAAGCATTTTATGGCTATTGCCAGCGCTCATGCTTTTGGTGAAGGCGCTACCTTCGAAGGAGCACTTCAAGGTAGCGGAGGAATTACTTCCAGGTGTTTCAAGTATTCCAAAGGATTTCCTTCCTGAAATGTATGCAGGGCAGCTAGAGTTACATGACCATCAACCAAATGATGGGAAGTTATTTTTTTGGAGGTTTAGTGAAAAGAAGGAAAATACTAGTGATACAATAGTATTGTGGTTAAATGGCGGTCCCGGGTGCTCTTCCATTGATGGTGTGTTTCTCGAATTAGGACCTTTTAGAGTTGATGAGACTGGGAAACTGTATGTTAATGACGGGTCATGGCATACAAAGGCGGACATATTGTTTATAGACCAACCAGTTGGAACAGGTTTTTCCATCGGAGGACCTTTTAAGAGCTATCATGATAATCTAGAAGCAGTCTCTGAAGATTTTATTGCGTTTATGATCAATTACTTTACCGTATTCCCAGAAGATCGTGCTAAGAAGTTGATTCTTGCCGGTGAGTCGTTTGCCGGCCAGTATATACCATATTTTGCGCATAGCATGTTAGAATATAATAAGAACTCCGAGAATGGAGTGCCATTTTTCAATTTGGACAGGCTGCTAATTGGTAACGGTTGGATTGCACCTGACCAGCAAAGTTTATCGTATGTTCCATTCCTTATGAAAAAGGGTATCCTAAGCAGAAAACACGATAACCTGCATGTGATTTTACAACAGCAAGAGAAATGCCAGAATGCGATCAATAGTGGATCACCCAACTTTCAGAGCGAGCAGTGTGAcaaaattttaaatataCTTCTGGAACTGCTTTTAGATCGTAAAGCCCCAGTCAATGAGCAGTGTATTAATATCTACGACTATAGATTACGGGCTTCGTATCCAGGTTGTGGTATGGACTGGCCACCAGATCTCCCAAACATAGCGAAATTCTTTGACATTGAAGGTGTTCTAGACGCACTTCATATAGATTCGACGCAGGTTTCTAGGTGGGTAGAATGCAATGGGGACATTCTTGATATTTTGGGGAGTCCTTCTTCTAAGCCGTCAATACACCTATTTCCTG belongs to Eremothecium sinecaudum strain ATCC 58844 chromosome IV, complete sequence and includes:
- a CDS encoding pyridoxal 5'-phosphate synthase (Syntenic homolog of Ashbya gossypii AEL264C; Syntenic homolog of Saccharomyces cerevisiae YPR172W and YLR456W) produces the protein MDKIPEHLTHLLETSKYLHLGTCSKDCVPSVSLMNYTYFPPHKAYNQQAGAHYIIFPVMMDSNKYHNIVENPKVSVLIHDWVTAKKLSLNKTSVPNTPNLQPTENQEVLAPSKLLNLLEELNQAELSQMSGTLRGLAEVVDPQSEESSFYQKALLKANPDAQCFIEGENIAIVKVQIQGATVSDSKNKTSVYQ
- the CSA1 gene encoding Csa1p (Syntenic homolog of Ashbya gossypii AEL266W; Syntenic homolog of Saccharomyces cerevisiae YLR457C (NBP1) and YPR174C), coding for MLQSFKDTMSDWLLSVDSRKKDYGSLADWKQQRGNERQGRLRRRATSNRFKVTKPIGSRSSITSNSPEQPKPPTSSNAVVPSLWEKIQSVFSTDQRELRDMKSTFANYRLPYTEENETRRRQGLTSSRLARSETFKKRMMEKMYDDRMLEQLRASVDKRKSTHRGDSIAALSNAESDQVVLLQNRLQKLEQQLFNTQKELELTNKKLTFAHEKTRLLESLLDEANVDNEYVKSRRRIANLKATTDNQPQLRSLSPSPKRSHPVNPLFTSSPIRTQNVESPYKHDKELDNFYSKYPSIPKTEFMNQSANGTNDNESLSPVRVDYNKYSSPR
- a CDS encoding S10 family peptidase (Non-syntenic homolog of Ashbya gossypii AFR549W; Syntenic homolog of Saccharomyces cerevisiae YGL203C (KEX1)), coding for MALRSILWLLPALMLLVKALPSKEHFKVAEELLPGVSSIPKDFLPEMYAGQLELHDHQPNDGKLFFWRFSEKKENTSDTIVLWLNGGPGCSSIDGVFLELGPFRVDETGKLYVNDGSWHTKADILFIDQPVGTGFSIGGPFKSYHDNLEAVSEDFIAFMINYFTVFPEDRAKKLILAGESFAGQYIPYFAHSMLEYNKNSENGVPFFNLDRLLIGNGWIAPDQQSLSYVPFLMKKGILSRKHDNLHVILQQQEKCQNAINSGSPNFQSEQCDKILNILLELLLDRKAPVNEQCINIYDYRLRASYPGCGMDWPPDLPNIAKFFDIEGVLDALHIDSTQVSRWVECNGDILDILGSPSSKPSIHLFPDLLESGLEIVLFNGDKDIVCNNLGIEAIIRDLTWAGSTGFTENVKQYDWVDENRDTQVRTPVGIIQKDRGLTFISVYNASHMVPYNIGRVGAGLIDIARNRAKIVQDKSETADMNSGTMISYSHGKGTHDHNSSNGSTADLKGRGRFGALAFMVLASLSLTMVSVVVYYILRDQDKPPILIGMFGAQPLGQGDFTDNIELGTYVPEPGTCVPEPREQWYKKFGSRKGAYSKLPQPHEAAT
- the VPS4 gene encoding AAA family ATPase VPS4 (Syntenic homolog of Ashbya gossypii AEL265W; Syntenic homolog of Saccharomyces cerevisiae YPR173C (VPS4)), with the translated sequence MSTGDFLTKGIELVQKAIDHDMATQYQEAYTAYYNGLDYLMLALKYEKNPKSKDLIRAKFTEYLARAEQLKEHLESEEQKQAERPKRAAAATSSGASGVHEDDGEEKKLRGALSGAILTEKPNVKWEDVAGLEGAKEALKEAVILPVKFPHLFKGNRKPTTGILLYGPPGTGKSYLAKAVATEANSTFFSISSSDLVSKWMGESERLVKQLFNMARENKPSIIFIDEVDALTGSRGEGESEASRRIKTELLVQMNGVGNDPTGVLVLGATNIPWQLDSAIRRRFEKRIYIPLPDTLARTKMFELNVGDTPCSLTDEDFRSLAQYTEGYSGSDIAVVVKDALMQPIRKIQMATHFKNVSDDPNVRRLTPCSPGESGAMEMNWTDIDADELQEPELTIKDFLKAIKTSRPTVNDIDLQKQEQFTRDFGQEGN
- the PDP3 gene encoding Pdp3p (Syntenic homolog of Ashbya gossypii AEL263C; Syntenic homolog of Saccharomyces cerevisiae YLR455W) gives rise to the protein MNNSEIKTGDRVLCKVGDFPPWPAVVVPQRFLSKVVYSGKRSKNYVCVAFFNDDSYYWKEPRHLTELTDDVCGEWIKNHSKSRDNALLGAYEQAREYTQLFDFLKERFIREKRGDILEDVHDIPDGEDPFEPKPTNRKIGSKSGSSKRRTQTSSAASNSSSENGNTEHLDRFTEERSAEYMTLTSKTPSSSQPSRTTSASKRRKLDYENRVNIAQLLRNKLQRNLVQRDNRPSEEEFEESARLFKTIISRLSTDPPFFDYEALSVSKLYKLLKVITHDNNLSRYHEDCERILTSWAPIVLQIKQDKLRAENLENPNTDGSSPVSEMKVDDTRMSIPK